One part of the Schistocerca piceifrons isolate TAMUIC-IGC-003096 chromosome 2, iqSchPice1.1, whole genome shotgun sequence genome encodes these proteins:
- the LOC124777346 gene encoding uncharacterized protein LOC124777346, producing MKAALLLVAALVAVAEVHGQPEESTTANIGNENLSSGNITAENRFLGRSSYTEDDDTICVAADNRFYLYANSLKLYSCYNQLPKVYVVKPKSQCKPYLSDCPRN from the exons CACTGGTAGCAGTGGCGGAGGTCCACGGACAACCAGAAGAGTCGACCACCGCCAACATCGGGAATGAGAATCTAAGCTCCGGAAATATCACGGCTGAGAATAGATTTCTGGGAAGGTCGTCCTACACGGAAGATGATGATACCATTTGTGTCGCAGCAGACAACAGGTTCTACTTGTATGCTAATTCGTTGAAGCTGTATTCTTGCTACAACCAACTACCGAAAG TTTACGTGGTGAAACCAAAGAGTCAGTGTAAACCATACCTGTCAGATTGTCCCAGGAACTAG